From a region of the Capricornis sumatraensis isolate serow.1 chromosome 22, serow.2, whole genome shotgun sequence genome:
- the LOC138069331 gene encoding histone H4 has protein sequence MSGRGKGGKGLGKGGAKRHRKVLRDNIQGITKPAIRRLARRGGVKRISGLIYEETRGVLKVFLENVIRDAVTYTEHAKRKTVTAMDVVYALKRQGRTLYGFGG, from the coding sequence ATGTCTGGACGTGGCAAGGGCGGTAAGGGTCTCGGAAAGGGGGGTGCTAAGCGCCACCGCAAGGTTCTTCGCGACAACATCCAGGGCATTACTAAGCCCGCTATCCGTCGTCTGGCTCGTCGTGGTGGCGTGAAGCGGATCTCCGGTCTCATCTACGAGGAGACTCGTGGGGTGCTAAAGGTGTTCCTGGAAAATGTGATTCGAGACGCGGTCACATACACCGAGCACGCCAAGCGCAAAACTGTTACCGCCATGGATGTGGTCTATGCGCTGAAACGTCAGGGACGTACCCTTTACGGCTTTGGTGGTTAA
- the LOC138069315 gene encoding histone H3.1, with protein sequence MARTKQTARKSTGGKAPRKQLATKAARKSAPATGGVKKPHRYRPGTVALREIRRYQKSTELLIRKLPFQRLVREIAQDFKTDLRFQSSAVMALQEACEAYLVGLFEDTNLCAIHAKRVTIMPKDIQLARRIRGERA encoded by the coding sequence ATGGCTCGCACTAAGCAGACGGCTCGCAAGTCCACCGGCGGCAAGGCGCCGCGCAAACAGCTCGCCACCAAGGCGGCCCGCAAGAGCGCGCCGGCCACCGGCGGCGTGAAGAAGCCGCACCGCTACCGGCCCGGCACGGTAGCTCTGCGCGAGATCCGCCGTTACCAGAAGTCCACGGAGCTGCTGATCCGCAAGCTGCCGTTTCAGCGGCTGGTGCGCGAGATCGCGCAAGACTTCAAGACCGACCTGCGCTTCCAGAGCTCGGCCGTGATGGCGCTGCAGGAGGCGTGCGAGGCCTATCTGGTGGGGCTCTTCGAGGACACCAACCTGTGTGCCATCCACGCCAAGCGCGTCACCATCATGCCCAAGGACATCCAGCTTGCCCGCCGCATCCGTGGAGAGAGAGCATAA
- the H1-5 gene encoding histone H1.5, whose translation MSETAPAETAAPAPVEKSPAKKKTTKKTASGGAAKRKATGPPVSELITKAVAASKERNGLSLAALKKALAAGGYDVEKNNSRIKLGLKSLVSKGTLVQTKGTGASGSFKLNKKAAAGEAKPKTKKAGAAKAKKPAGATPKKPKKASGAKKAVKKTPKKAKKPAASGVKKVAKSPKKAKTAAKPKKAAKSPAKPKAVKPKAAKPKTSKPKAAKPKAAKAKKAAPKKK comes from the coding sequence ATGTCGGAAACCGCTCCTGCTGAGACGGCTGCCCCGGCGCCGGTGGAGAAGTCTCCTGCCAAGAAGAAAACAACCAAGAAGACCGCGAGCGGTGGAGCGGCGAAGCGCAAGGCTACCGGGCCTCCAGTTTCCGAGCTGATCACTAAGGCTGTCGCCGCCTCCAAAGAGCGCAATGGCCTTTCTTTGGCTGCGCTCAAGAAGGCGCTGGCAGCCGGCGGCTACGATGTGGAGAAGAACAATAGCCGCATCAAGCTGGGTCTCAAGAGCCTGGTGAGCAAGGGCACACTGGTGCAGACCAAGGGCACCGGGGCTTCCGGCTCTTTCAAGCTCAACAAGAAGGCGGCTGCTGGGGAAGCCAAGCCCAAAACCAAGAAGGCGGGGGCTGCGAAAGCGAAGAAACCCGCAGGGGCCACCCCTAAAAAACCCAAGAAGGCTTCGGGAGCGAAAAAAGCCGTTAAGAAGACGCCTAAGAAGGCGAAAAAGCCCGCGGCCTCTGGTGTCAAAAAAGTGGCCAAGAGCCCCAAGAAGGCCAAAACAGCAGCAAAGCCAAAGAAGGCTGCTAAGAGCCCCGCGAAGCCCAAGGCAGTGAAGCCAAAGGCGGCTAAACCCAAAACCTCCAAGCCTAAGGCAGCAAAACCCAAAGCTGCAAAGGCGAAGAAGGCGGCTCCTAAGAAGAAGTAG
- the LOC138069318 gene encoding histone H2A type 1 produces MSGRGKQGGKARAKAKTRSSRAGLQFPVGRVHRLLRKGNYAERVGAGAPVYLAAVLEYLTAEILELAGNAARDNKKTRIIPRHLQLAIRNDEELNKLLGKVTIAQGGVLPNIQAVLLPKKTESHHKAKGK; encoded by the coding sequence ATGTCTGGACGTGGTAAACAGGGCGGCAAAGCTCGCGCCAAAGCCAAGACCCGCTCCTCGCGGGCCGGGCTCCAGTTCCCGGTAGGCCGAGTGCACCGGCTGCTCCGCAAAGGGAACTACGCCGAGCGGGTCGGGGCCGGGGCCCCGGTGTACCTGGCGGCGGTGCTGGAATACCTGACGGCCGAGATCCTGGAGCTGGCGGGCAACGCGGCCCGGGACAACAAGAAGACCCGCATCATCCCGCGTCATCTGCAGCTGGCCATCCGCAACGACGAGGAGCTCAACAAGCTGCTGGGCAAAGTTACCATCGCTCAGGGTGGTGTCCTGCCCAACATCCAGGCGGTGCTGCTGCCCAAGAAGACCGAGAGCCATCACAAGGCCAAGGGCAAGTAA
- the LOC138069324 gene encoding histone H2B type 1-C/E/F/G/I, protein MPEPAKSAPAPKKGSKKAVTKAQKKDGKKRKRSRKESYSVYVYKVLKQVHPDTGISSKAMGIMNSFVNDIFERIAGEASRLAHYNKRSTITSREIQTAVRLLLPGELAKHAVSEGTKAVTKYTSSK, encoded by the coding sequence ATGCCTGAGCCAGCCAAGTCCGCTCCCGCCCCGAAGAAGGGCTCCAAGAAGGCGGTGACCAAGGCGCAGAAGAAGGACGGCAAGAAGCGCAAGCGCAGCCGCAAGGAGAGCTACTCCGTGTACGTGTACAAGGTGCTGAAGCAGGTCCACCCGGACACCGGCATCTCGTCCAAGGCCATGGGCATCATGAATTCGTTCGTGAACGATATTTTCGAGCGCATCGCAGGCGAGGCGTCGCGCCTGGCGCATTACAACAAGCGCTCGACCATCACATCCAGGGAGATCCAGACGGCTGTGCGCCTGCTGCTTCCCGGAGAACTGGCCAAGCACGCGGTGTCTGAGGGCACCAAGGCCGTCACCAAGTATACCAGCTCCAAGTGA
- the LOC138069325 gene encoding histone H2B type 1-N produces the protein MPEPSKSAPAPKKGSKKAVTKAQKKDGKKRKRSRKESYSVYVYKVLKQVHPDTGISSKAMGIMNSFVNDIFERIAGEASRLAHYNKRSTITSREIQTAVRLLLPGELAKHAVSEGTKAVTKYTSSK, from the coding sequence ATGCCTGAACCATCTAAGTCCGCTCCGGCCCCGAAGAAGGGTTCCAAGAAGGCGGTGACCAAGGCGCAGAAGAAGGACGGCAAGAAGCGCAAGCGCAGCCGCAAGGAGAGCTACTCCGTGTACGTGTACAAGGTGCTGAAGCAGGTCCACCCGGACACCGGCATCTCGTCCAAGGCCATGGGCATCATGAATTCGTTCGTGAACGATATTTTCGAGCGCATCGCAGGCGAGGCGTCGCGCCTGGCGCATTACAACAAGCGCTCGACCATCACATCCAGGGAGATCCAGACGGCTGTGCGCCTGCTGCTTCCCGGAGAACTGGCCAAACACGCCGTGTCTGAGGGCACCAAGGCCGTCACCAAGTACACCAGCTCTAAGTGA
- the LOC138069321 gene encoding histone H2A type 1-D has protein sequence MSGRGKQGGKARAKAKTRSSRAGLQFPVGRVHRLLRKGNYSERVGAGAPVYLAAVLEYLTAEILELAGNAARDNKKTRIIPRHLQLAIRNDEELNKLLGKVTIAQGGVLPNIQAVLLPKKTESHHKAKGK, from the coding sequence ATGTCTGGTCGTGGCAAGCAAGGAGGCAAGGCTCGTGCAAAAGCCAAGACCCGCTCCTCGCGGGCCGGGCTCCAGTTCCCCGTGGGCCGAGTGCACCGCCTTCTCCGCAAGGGTAACTACTCCGAGCGGGTCGGGGCCGGGGCTCCGGTGTATCTGGCGGCGGTGCTGGAGTATCTGACAGCCGAGATCTTGGAGCTGGCGGGCAACGCGGCCCGGGACAACAAGAAGACCCGCATCATCCCGCGTCACCTGCAGCTGGCCATCCGCAACGACGAGGAGCTCAACAAGCTGCTGGGTAAAGTCACTATCGCTCAGGGTGGTGTCCTGCCCAACATCCAGGCGGTACTGCTGCCCAAGAAGACCGAGAGCCACCATAAGGCCAAGGGCAAGTAA
- the LOC138069329 gene encoding histone H4, producing MSGRGKGGKGLGKGGAKRHRKVLRDNIQGITKPAIRRLARRGGVKRISGLIYEETRGVLKVFLENVIRDAVTYTEHAKRKTVTAMDVVYALKRQGRTLYGFGG from the coding sequence ATGTCTGGTCGCGGCAAAGGCGGAAAAGGTCTGGGCAAAGGAGGCGCCAAGCGCCACCGCAAAGTTCTTCGTGATAACATCCAGGGCATTACCAAGCCTGCCATTCGGCGCCTGGCTCGTCGTGGTGGTGTGAAGCGCATCTCCGGGCTCATCTACGAGGAGACCCGCGGGGTGCTGAAGGTGTTCCTGGAGAACGTGATCCGCGACGCGGTCACTTACACCGAGCACGCCAAGCGCAAGACTGTCACCGCCATGGACGTGGTCTACGCGCTCAAGCGACAGGGCCGCACCCTCTACGGCTTCGGCGGCTGA